A genomic window from Serratia liquefaciens includes:
- the pheA gene encoding bifunctional chorismate mutase/prephenate dehydratase codes for MTDNPLLVLRKRISALDLKLLSLLAERRELAVEVGRTKLHSHRPIRDKERERDLLDALIAAAKPYDLDGFYVTRLFQLIIEDSVLTQQALLQHQLNQISQHSARIAFLGPKGSYSHLAARQYAARHFDQLIECGCQKFQDIFTQVETGQADYAILPIENTSSGSINDVYDLLQHTSLSIVGELTNPIDHCVLIASDTDLAQIETVYSHPQPFQQCSQFINRYPHWKIEYCESTAAAMEKVAKLNSPKAAALGSEAGGALYGLQVLEHNLANQQQNITRFIVLARKAIEVSEQVPAKTTLIMATGQQSGALVEALLVLRDNGIIMTKLESRPINGNPWEEMFYIDVQANLRSEAMQKALRDLTPITRSLKVLGCYPSDTVVPVNPS; via the coding sequence ATGACCGACAACCCGTTACTCGTGCTGCGCAAACGCATCAGCGCACTGGATCTGAAACTGCTGTCTTTACTGGCAGAACGCCGTGAGCTGGCGGTAGAAGTAGGAAGAACCAAGCTTCACTCCCATCGGCCAATCCGTGATAAAGAGCGCGAGCGGGATCTGCTGGATGCGCTGATCGCCGCAGCCAAACCCTACGATCTGGACGGATTTTACGTCACCCGTCTGTTCCAACTGATTATCGAAGACTCCGTACTGACTCAGCAGGCACTGCTGCAGCACCAGCTCAACCAAATCAGCCAGCATTCTGCCCGCATCGCTTTCCTTGGCCCGAAAGGCTCTTATTCGCACCTGGCTGCCCGCCAATATGCCGCTCGCCATTTCGATCAGTTGATCGAGTGCGGTTGCCAGAAATTCCAGGATATCTTCACCCAGGTCGAAACCGGTCAGGCGGATTACGCCATCCTGCCGATCGAAAACACCAGCTCTGGTTCTATTAATGACGTTTACGACCTGCTGCAACACACCAGCCTGTCGATCGTCGGTGAACTGACTAACCCTATCGATCACTGTGTGCTGATCGCCAGTGATACCGACCTTGCCCAAATCGAAACCGTCTATAGCCACCCGCAACCTTTCCAGCAGTGCAGTCAGTTCATTAATCGCTACCCGCACTGGAAAATCGAATACTGTGAAAGCACCGCTGCGGCAATGGAAAAAGTGGCAAAGTTGAACTCACCAAAAGCGGCGGCGCTGGGCAGCGAAGCCGGCGGCGCACTCTATGGCCTGCAGGTACTGGAACATAATCTGGCCAATCAGCAGCAGAACATTACCCGCTTCATCGTATTGGCACGCAAGGCTATCGAAGTTTCTGAGCAGGTACCGGCTAAAACTACGCTGATTATGGCTACAGGCCAGCAGTCGGGTGCCTTGGTGGAAGCGCTGTTGGTACTGCGCGACAACGGCATCATCATGACCAAGCTGGAATCTCGCCCGATTAACGGTAACCCGTGGGAAGAAATGTTTTATATCGATGTGCAGGCTAACCTGCGGTCTGAAGCGATGCAGAAGGCATTGAGAGATCTGACGCCTATCACCCGCTCGCTGAAGGTGCTGGGATGTTACCCAAGCGACACCGTGGTACCGGTTAACCCGTCCTGA
- the raiA gene encoding ribosome-associated translation inhibitor RaiA, with amino-acid sequence MTLNITSKQMDITPAIRSHVEDRLTKLEKWQAQLINPHIVLSKEPKGFVADATITTPNGPLVASAKHEDMYTAVNELIAKLERQLNKVQHKGEARRAAASVKDIVPEVEPEQE; translated from the coding sequence ATGACATTGAACATTACCAGCAAACAAATGGATATCACTCCCGCAATCCGCAGTCACGTCGAAGACCGTCTCACCAAACTGGAAAAATGGCAGGCCCAACTGATTAACCCTCATATCGTCTTATCCAAAGAACCGAAAGGGTTTGTTGCCGATGCCACCATTACCACCCCTAACGGCCCGCTGGTCGCCAGCGCAAAACATGAAGACATGTACACCGCCGTTAACGAACTGATCGCCAAGCTGGAGCGTCAGTTGAATAAGGTGCAGCACAAAGGCGAAGCTCGCCGTGCCGCCGCCAGCGTGAAGGACATCGTTCCGGAAGTGGAGCCGGAACAGGAATAA
- the bamD gene encoding outer membrane protein assembly factor BamD has product MTRMKYLVAAATLSLALAGCSTSKDAVPDNPPSEIYATAQQKLQDGNFKGAITQLEALDNRYPFGPYSQQVQLDLIYAYYKSADLPMAQASIDRFMRLNPTHPNIDYVMYMRGLTDMALDDSALQGFFGVDRSDRDPQHARAAFRDFSQLIQQYPNSQYVTDANKRLVYLKDRLAKYELSVVEYYTKRGAYVAVVNRAEQMLREFPDTQATRDALPLMENAYKQLQLNGQADKVAKVISANPA; this is encoded by the coding sequence ATGACGCGTATGAAATATCTGGTGGCGGCAGCCACGTTGAGCCTGGCGCTGGCAGGTTGCTCCACATCCAAGGATGCGGTTCCCGACAACCCGCCTTCGGAAATCTATGCTACTGCCCAGCAAAAACTGCAGGACGGTAACTTTAAGGGCGCGATTACGCAACTCGAAGCGTTAGATAACCGCTATCCTTTCGGACCTTACTCTCAGCAGGTACAGTTGGATCTGATTTATGCCTACTATAAATCTGCCGATTTACCTATGGCTCAGGCATCTATCGATCGTTTCATGCGTCTGAACCCAACGCACCCAAACATCGACTACGTGATGTATATGCGTGGCCTGACCGATATGGCGTTGGATGACAGTGCACTGCAAGGCTTCTTCGGGGTCGATCGATCAGACCGCGATCCACAGCATGCCCGCGCTGCATTTCGCGATTTCAGCCAGCTGATTCAGCAGTACCCGAACAGCCAGTATGTTACCGATGCCAACAAGCGTTTGGTGTATCTGAAAGACCGCCTGGCCAAGTATGAGCTTTCGGTGGTGGAATACTACACTAAACGCGGTGCCTACGTCGCGGTCGTTAATCGTGCCGAACAGATGCTGCGTGAATTCCCTGATACTCAAGCGACGCGCGACGCGCTGCCGCTGATGGAAAATGCGTACAAGCAGTTGCAACTGAACGGCCAGGCCGACAAAGTGGCCAAAGTGATTAGCGCCAACCCGGCTTAG